The following are from one region of the Hydrogenophaga sp. BPS33 genome:
- a CDS encoding nitrate regulatory protein — protein sequence MKSGLSFLLAAKRCEIDELQQLALTSALVNVTGRLIHGLQRERGLSNLLIGSHGHQFQPSHQKQIEECREVEKELRACFDNLDTASASVGHGARLFSRIAYVLHGLDALDGLRERVASLQWTTRQSTDAYVRLISGLLAVVFEAADSASDPEISRLLVARFNFMQGKEFAGQERAAGSALFASGRADNAEQHRLLHLVESQERCLEVFGAFAQPRNFDLWQASQDSATLAELERLRRVLCTVAHGAVLDPQLSQAWFDCCSQRIDRMKAVEDRLALDLLRACEDKVALARDELSSYESLHPAATGAGAMSFFEDAPALGPNAPAAYVANPQGYGLQLERSILELVQEQARRLQNMSEELDTVRARLNERKVIERAKGLLMAHRQLSEEAAHKTMRQMAMNQNRRLIDVAEAVLSMAEVLPPR from the coding sequence ATGAAGTCTGGACTGAGCTTTCTCCTGGCCGCCAAGCGTTGCGAAATCGACGAGTTGCAGCAGCTTGCACTCACCAGCGCGCTGGTGAATGTCACCGGTCGTCTCATCCACGGCCTGCAGCGAGAGCGCGGGCTCTCCAACCTGCTGATCGGCTCCCATGGCCACCAATTCCAGCCGTCCCATCAGAAGCAAATCGAGGAATGCCGGGAAGTGGAAAAGGAGCTGCGGGCCTGTTTCGACAACCTCGACACGGCATCGGCAAGCGTGGGCCACGGCGCGCGCCTGTTCAGCCGCATCGCCTATGTGCTGCATGGCCTCGATGCGCTGGACGGCTTGCGCGAACGGGTAGCGTCGCTGCAATGGACCACACGCCAGTCAACCGACGCCTATGTGCGCCTGATCTCGGGTTTGCTCGCCGTCGTCTTCGAAGCCGCCGACAGCGCAAGCGATCCCGAGATTTCGCGCCTGCTGGTGGCGCGATTCAACTTCATGCAGGGCAAGGAGTTCGCGGGACAGGAGCGCGCTGCGGGGTCTGCGCTCTTTGCCTCGGGCCGGGCCGACAACGCCGAGCAACATCGCCTGCTGCATCTGGTCGAGTCGCAGGAGCGATGCCTGGAGGTGTTCGGAGCATTCGCGCAGCCCCGCAACTTCGATCTTTGGCAGGCCAGCCAGGACAGTGCCACCCTGGCGGAGCTCGAGCGCCTGCGGCGCGTGCTGTGCACCGTGGCGCACGGCGCGGTGCTGGACCCGCAGCTCAGCCAAGCCTGGTTCGATTGCTGCAGCCAGCGCATCGATCGCATGAAGGCGGTCGAGGACCGCCTGGCGTTGGATCTGTTGCGCGCATGCGAGGACAAGGTCGCCCTGGCCCGGGATGAGCTGTCGTCCTACGAGTCGCTGCATCCAGCGGCCACAGGCGCCGGCGCCATGTCCTTCTTCGAGGACGCGCCCGCACTCGGCCCGAACGCGCCGGCGGCCTATGTCGCCAATCCCCAGGGATACGGGTTGCAACTGGAGCGCTCGATCCTGGAGTTGGTGCAAGAGCAGGCACGCCGTCTGCAGAACATGAGCGAGGAGCTCGATACCGTGCGCGCCCGCCTGAACGAGCGCAAAGTGATCGAACGCGCCAAAGGACTTTTGATGGCACACCGACAGCTCAGCGAAGAAGCGGCGCACAAGACCATGCGCCAGATGGCCATGAACCAGAACCGGCGCCTGATCGACGTGGCCGAGGCGGTGCTCTCCATGGCCGAAGTTCTCCCCCCTCGATGA
- the tsaD gene encoding tRNA (adenosine(37)-N6)-threonylcarbamoyltransferase complex transferase subunit TsaD, which translates to MLILGIESSCDETGVALVDASGSATPRLLGHALHSQIEMHQAYGGVVPELASRDHIRRVLPLTDAVLAQAGLPLSAIDAVAYTRGPGLAGALLVGSGVACALGFALGKPVVGVHHLEGHLLSPFLSADPPEFPFVALLVSGGHSQLMQVDGVGRYELLGETIDDAAGEAFDKSAKLLGLPYPGGPALSRLAQQGDPQAYKFPRPLLHSGDLDFSFAGLKTAVLTQVKRLAHAQLDGPATPHLADPLSAQQKADVAASVQAAIVELLVKKSMAALRQTGLRRLVVAGGVGANALLREQLGAACAHKGVRVHYPELHLCTDNGAMIALAGGMRVQAGLADIASPDGEGYRFDVKPRWPLADLGASPTPK; encoded by the coding sequence ATGCTGATATTGGGAATCGAGTCGTCCTGCGACGAAACTGGCGTCGCCCTGGTCGACGCCAGCGGCAGCGCCACGCCGCGCCTGCTGGGGCATGCGTTGCACAGCCAGATCGAGATGCACCAGGCCTACGGCGGTGTGGTGCCCGAACTGGCCAGCCGCGACCACATTCGCCGCGTGCTGCCCTTGACCGATGCGGTGCTGGCGCAAGCCGGCCTGCCCCTCTCGGCGATCGACGCCGTGGCCTACACCCGTGGCCCGGGCCTGGCGGGGGCGCTGCTGGTCGGCTCTGGCGTGGCTTGCGCGCTGGGCTTCGCGCTCGGCAAGCCGGTGGTTGGCGTGCACCACCTCGAAGGCCATCTGCTCTCGCCCTTTCTGAGCGCCGACCCGCCCGAGTTCCCTTTCGTGGCCCTGCTGGTATCGGGCGGCCACAGCCAGCTCATGCAGGTGGACGGCGTGGGCCGCTACGAATTGCTGGGTGAGACCATCGACGACGCGGCCGGGGAAGCCTTCGACAAGTCGGCCAAGCTGCTCGGCCTGCCGTATCCCGGCGGCCCCGCGCTCTCGCGCCTGGCGCAGCAGGGTGATCCGCAGGCCTACAAGTTTCCGCGTCCGCTGCTGCACAGCGGCGATCTGGACTTTTCCTTTGCCGGCCTGAAGACCGCGGTGCTGACCCAGGTGAAGCGCCTGGCCCACGCCCAGCTCGACGGCCCGGCCACGCCACACCTGGCCGACCCGCTGAGCGCGCAGCAGAAAGCGGACGTGGCCGCCAGCGTGCAGGCCGCCATCGTCGAGTTGCTGGTGAAGAAGTCCATGGCGGCGCTGCGCCAGACCGGCCTGCGCCGGCTGGTGGTGGCCGGTGGCGTGGGCGCCAACGCCTTGCTGCGCGAGCAGCTGGGCGCTGCCTGCGCACACAAGGGCGTTCGGGTGCACTACCCGGAGCTGCATCTGTGCACCGACAACGGCGCCATGATCGCCCTGGCCGGCGGCATGCGGGTGCAAGCGGGGTTGGCCGACATCGCCTCCCCCGACGGCGAGGGCTACCGCTTTGACGTCAAGCCGCGCTGGCCATTGGCCGACCTGGGGGCATCACCCACTCCGAAATGA
- a CDS encoding branched-chain amino acid ABC transporter substrate-binding protein — protein sequence MSPRRRRVLAAALLGSLGVAAWAQAPTGAPIRIGMIEGLSGPIANTGDAVFRNLVWATERVNARGGVKLPGGNRPLVIERFDSKGQSDEALSALRSAIDKGITIVAQGNSSAAASALIDAINKHNERDTARQVLFLNYSAVDPVLTNEKCSFWHFRFDAHADMRMKALMSVLRDDKDVKSIYLIGQDYSFGQAVLREARNQLTTLRPDVKIVGDELHPMARVKDFMPYAAKIKASGAQAVLTGNWGNDLTLLVKAARDSGYDGSFYTFYGNALGAPAAMGDAGIGKVIAVADWFPNVPTPESEVFYKSFRERFPSPSDDYVHMRMQLLIEALAQAIERAGAAGPVNAATIAAQLEKADVTLAGQRARMRSADHQFQQSLAVAVMDRQGASGVKFDVEGSGYGFRVIRNLNPQQAELPHSCTMQRP from the coding sequence ATGTCCCCGCGCCGCCGCCGGGTGTTGGCCGCGGCCCTGCTGGGCTCCCTGGGCGTTGCCGCCTGGGCCCAGGCGCCCACCGGCGCCCCCATCCGCATCGGCATGATCGAAGGCCTGTCCGGGCCGATCGCCAACACGGGCGACGCCGTCTTTCGCAACCTCGTCTGGGCCACCGAACGCGTGAACGCGCGCGGCGGCGTCAAGCTGCCCGGTGGCAACCGTCCGCTGGTGATCGAGCGTTTCGACAGCAAGGGCCAGAGCGACGAAGCCCTGTCGGCCCTGCGCTCGGCGATCGACAAAGGCATCACCATCGTCGCCCAGGGCAATTCGTCGGCCGCGGCCAGCGCGCTGATCGACGCCATCAACAAGCACAACGAACGCGACACCGCGCGCCAGGTGCTGTTCCTCAACTACTCGGCGGTCGATCCGGTGCTCACCAACGAGAAGTGCAGCTTCTGGCATTTCCGCTTCGACGCCCACGCCGACATGCGCATGAAGGCCCTCATGAGCGTGCTGCGCGACGACAAGGACGTGAAGAGCATCTACCTGATCGGGCAGGACTACAGCTTTGGCCAGGCCGTGCTGCGCGAGGCGCGCAACCAACTCACCACGTTGCGGCCCGATGTGAAGATCGTCGGCGACGAGCTGCACCCCATGGCCCGGGTGAAGGACTTCATGCCCTATGCCGCCAAGATCAAGGCCAGCGGCGCGCAGGCCGTGCTCACCGGCAACTGGGGCAACGACCTCACGTTGCTGGTGAAGGCCGCACGCGACAGCGGCTATGACGGCAGCTTCTATACCTTCTATGGCAATGCGCTGGGCGCGCCCGCCGCCATGGGCGATGCCGGCATCGGCAAGGTGATCGCCGTGGCCGACTGGTTCCCCAACGTGCCCACGCCCGAGTCCGAGGTCTTCTACAAATCGTTCCGCGAGCGCTTCCCTAGCCCCAGCGACGACTACGTGCACATGCGCATGCAACTGCTGATCGAAGCGCTGGCCCAGGCCATCGAGCGCGCGGGTGCGGCCGGCCCGGTCAACGCGGCGACCATCGCGGCCCAGCTGGAAAAGGCCGACGTCACCCTGGCCGGCCAACGTGCCCGCATGCGCAGTGCCGACCACCAGTTCCAGCAATCGCTGGCCGTGGCGGTGATGGACCGGCAAGGCGCATCGGGTGTGAAATTCGACGTGGAAGGCTCTGGGTATGGCTTTCGCGTGATCCGCAACCTGAACCCGCAGCAGGCCGAGTTGCCGCACAGCTGTACCATGCAGCGACCTTGA
- a CDS encoding pyridoxal phosphate-dependent aminotransferase, whose protein sequence is MKSRERMAMRTVVEQLQASRIREVANEGLGRDDVLKFWFGESDEATPGFIREAAMASLQAGETFYAHNLGLPALREAIAAYTEGLHPAHPATHWLGRIAVTSGGVNGLMLASQALVEAGDDVVVVTPVWPNLAAQPAILGAHVRRVALRVQAEGPRAGAWQLDMDALRRVVTPTTRLLIVNAPNNPTGWTLSAAEQRDILAHCRRTGTWILADEVYERLYFAGDTANGAAPSFLDLCEPDDRVIVAHSFSKSFLMTGWRLGWLVLPPALIDAIAKLIEYNTSCAPVFVQRAATVALQRGDEVTPALVSHLRQCRDTLVPLLRQLPGVSLAEPLGGMYAFFRLQGQDDCLALAKRLVREAGLGLAPGSAFGPEAAGWLRWCFASRDTARLVQGVERLSGWLQARTAGGQTRL, encoded by the coding sequence TTGAAATCGCGGGAGCGGATGGCAATGAGAACGGTGGTCGAACAACTGCAAGCCTCGCGCATCCGCGAAGTGGCCAACGAAGGCCTGGGGCGCGACGATGTGCTGAAGTTCTGGTTCGGCGAAAGCGACGAAGCCACCCCGGGCTTCATCCGCGAGGCGGCCATGGCTTCGTTGCAGGCGGGCGAAACCTTCTACGCGCACAACCTGGGCCTGCCCGCGTTGCGCGAGGCCATAGCCGCCTACACCGAAGGCCTGCACCCCGCGCATCCCGCGACCCACTGGCTGGGCCGCATCGCGGTGACCTCCGGTGGCGTCAACGGCCTCATGCTGGCCTCGCAGGCGCTGGTCGAGGCGGGCGACGACGTCGTGGTGGTCACGCCGGTCTGGCCCAACCTGGCGGCGCAGCCGGCGATTCTGGGCGCGCACGTCAGGCGCGTTGCGCTGCGCGTGCAGGCCGAAGGTCCACGCGCCGGCGCCTGGCAACTCGACATGGACGCCTTGCGCCGGGTCGTGACGCCGACCACGCGTCTGCTGATCGTCAATGCGCCCAACAACCCCACGGGCTGGACCTTGAGCGCGGCCGAACAGCGCGACATCCTCGCGCATTGCCGCCGCACCGGCACCTGGATCCTGGCCGACGAAGTCTATGAGCGCCTGTACTTTGCCGGCGACACCGCCAACGGTGCCGCGCCCAGCTTCCTGGACCTTTGTGAGCCGGACGACCGTGTCATCGTCGCCCACAGTTTTTCCAAAAGCTTCCTCATGACCGGCTGGCGCCTGGGATGGCTGGTGCTGCCGCCGGCGTTGATCGACGCCATCGCCAAGCTGATCGAATACAACACCTCGTGCGCGCCGGTGTTCGTGCAGCGCGCGGCCACCGTGGCGCTGCAGCGGGGCGATGAGGTCACGCCCGCGCTGGTGAGCCACCTGCGGCAGTGCCGCGACACGCTGGTGCCTTTGCTGCGCCAGTTGCCGGGTGTGTCCCTTGCCGAACCTCTTGGTGGCATGTACGCCTTTTTCCGCCTCCAGGGCCAAGACGACTGCCTGGCGCTGGCCAAGCGCCTGGTGCGCGAAGCCGGCCTGGGCCTGGCGCCGGGCAGCGCCTTCGGCCCCGAGGCGGCTGGCTGGCTGCGCTGGTGCTTTGCCAGCCGGGACACGGCGCGGCTGGTGCAGGGGGTGGAGCGCCTGAGCGGGTGGCTGCAGGCCCGGACGGCGGGCGGCCAAACGCGTCTATAA
- the rpsO gene encoding 30S ribosomal protein S15 produces MIAQSVKAEVISANARAANDTGSPEVQVAILTARINELTPHFKTHAKDHHGRRGLLRMVSRRRKLLDYLKSKDAERYLALIQKLGLRK; encoded by the coding sequence ATGATTGCTCAATCTGTCAAAGCCGAAGTGATTTCGGCCAACGCCCGCGCCGCCAACGACACCGGCAGCCCCGAGGTGCAAGTCGCCATCCTGACGGCTCGCATCAACGAACTCACCCCCCACTTCAAGACCCACGCCAAGGACCACCATGGCCGCCGCGGTCTGTTGCGCATGGTGAGCCGCCGCCGCAAGCTGCTCGACTACCTCAAGTCCAAGGACGCCGAGCGTTACCTCGCCCTGATCCAGAAACTGGGCCTGCGCAAGTAA
- the pnp gene encoding polyribonucleotide nucleotidyltransferase, which produces MSLFNKATKTFQWGPHTVTMETGEIARQSSGAVLVNIDDTVVLATVVAKSEAKAGQDFFPLTVDYTEKTYAAGKIPGSFFKREGRPSELETLTSRLIDRPIRPLFPEGFFNEVQVIVHVVSLNPEVQADIAALIATSAALAVSGIPFNGPIGAARVGYVNGEYVLNPGQTQLKNSQMDLVVAGTEAAVLMVESEADQLSEEVMLGAVVYGHDMGKIAIAAINDLVREAGKPAWNWQPPAKNEPLIAKVDALAKAKLEAAYQIRNKQARTQACRTAYADVMAGLKADGVEFDSVAVEGLLFEIEAKIVRGQILAGEPRIDGRDTRTVRAIEIRNGLLPRTHGSALFTRGETQALVVATLGTDRDAQRIDALAGEFEDRFMLHYNMPPFATGEAGRFGTPKRREIGHGRLAKRALIAALPSKEDFPYTMRVVSEITESNGSSSMASVCGGCLALMDAGVPMKAHVAGIAMGLIKDGNRFAVLTDILGDEDHLGDMDFKVAGTANGISALQMDIKIQGITKEIMQVALAQAKEARMHILGKMQDAMGEAKTEVSNFAPKLFTMKINPEKIRDVIGKGGSVIRALTEETGTQINIDEDGTITIASTDSAKADEAKRRIEQITAEVEVGKVYEGPVTKILDFGALINLLPGKDGLLHISQIAHERVEKVTDYLTEGQVVRVKVLETDEKGRVKLSMKALAERAPAEQPQQQPQA; this is translated from the coding sequence ATGAGCCTGTTCAACAAAGCCACCAAGACCTTCCAATGGGGTCCTCATACCGTCACCATGGAAACGGGCGAAATCGCACGCCAGTCCAGCGGCGCCGTGTTGGTCAACATCGATGACACCGTGGTGCTGGCCACCGTGGTCGCCAAGTCCGAAGCCAAGGCGGGTCAAGACTTCTTCCCGCTGACCGTCGACTACACCGAGAAGACGTACGCTGCCGGCAAGATCCCCGGCAGTTTCTTCAAGCGCGAAGGCCGCCCGAGCGAACTCGAAACGCTGACCAGCCGCCTGATCGACCGCCCGATCCGACCCCTGTTCCCCGAAGGCTTCTTCAATGAAGTGCAGGTGATCGTGCACGTGGTGAGCCTGAACCCCGAAGTGCAGGCCGACATCGCCGCGCTGATCGCCACGTCCGCCGCGCTCGCGGTGAGCGGCATTCCCTTCAACGGCCCCATCGGCGCCGCGCGCGTGGGCTATGTCAACGGCGAGTACGTGCTCAACCCGGGCCAGACCCAGTTGAAGAACAGCCAGATGGACCTGGTCGTGGCCGGTACCGAAGCCGCTGTGCTGATGGTCGAGTCCGAAGCCGACCAACTGTCCGAAGAAGTGATGCTGGGTGCCGTGGTCTATGGCCACGACATGGGCAAGATCGCCATTGCCGCCATCAACGACCTCGTGCGCGAAGCCGGCAAGCCGGCTTGGAACTGGCAGCCGCCGGCCAAGAACGAGCCCTTGATCGCCAAGGTCGACGCACTGGCCAAGGCCAAGCTCGAAGCTGCCTACCAGATTCGCAACAAGCAGGCCCGCACCCAGGCTTGCCGCACCGCCTACGCCGATGTGATGGCCGGCCTGAAGGCCGATGGCGTGGAGTTCGACAGCGTGGCCGTCGAAGGCCTGCTGTTCGAGATCGAAGCGAAGATCGTGCGCGGTCAGATCCTGGCGGGCGAACCCCGCATCGACGGCCGCGACACGCGCACCGTGCGCGCCATCGAAATCCGCAACGGCCTGCTGCCGCGCACCCACGGCTCCGCCCTGTTCACGCGTGGCGAAACCCAGGCGCTGGTGGTGGCCACGCTCGGCACCGACCGCGACGCGCAGCGCATCGACGCGCTGGCCGGCGAGTTCGAAGACCGCTTCATGCTCCACTACAACATGCCTCCCTTCGCCACCGGTGAAGCCGGTCGCTTCGGCACGCCCAAGCGCCGCGAAATCGGCCACGGCCGCCTGGCCAAGCGCGCGCTGATCGCTGCGTTGCCGAGCAAGGAAGACTTCCCCTACACCATGCGCGTGGTGTCGGAAATCACCGAGTCCAACGGCTCCTCGTCGATGGCCTCCGTGTGCGGCGGCTGCCTGGCGCTGATGGACGCGGGCGTGCCCATGAAGGCGCACGTGGCCGGCATTGCCATGGGCCTGATCAAGGACGGCAACCGCTTCGCCGTGCTGACCGACATCCTGGGCGATGAAGATCACCTCGGCGACATGGACTTCAAGGTGGCCGGTACCGCCAACGGCATCTCCGCGCTGCAGATGGACATCAAGATCCAGGGCATCACGAAGGAAATCATGCAGGTCGCACTGGCGCAGGCCAAGGAAGCGCGCATGCACATCCTGGGCAAGATGCAGGACGCCATGGGCGAGGCCAAGACCGAAGTGTCCAACTTCGCGCCCAAGCTCTTCACCATGAAGATCAACCCCGAGAAGATCCGCGACGTGATCGGCAAGGGCGGCTCCGTCATCCGCGCGTTGACCGAAGAAACCGGCACGCAGATCAATATCGACGAAGACGGCACCATCACCATCGCGTCGACCGACTCGGCCAAGGCCGACGAAGCCAAGCGCCGCATTGAGCAGATCACCGCCGAAGTGGAAGTGGGCAAGGTCTACGAAGGCCCGGTCACCAAGATCCTGGACTTCGGCGCGCTGATCAACCTGCTCCCCGGCAAGGACGGCCTGCTGCACATCAGCCAGATCGCCCACGAGCGTGTCGAGAAAGTCACCGACTATTTGACCGAAGGCCAGGTCGTTCGCGTGAAGGTCCTCGAGACGGATGAAAAGGGTCGCGTCAAGCTGTCCATGAAGGCGCTGGCCGAACGCGCACCGGCCGAGCAGCCGCAGCAGCAACCCCAGGCCTGA
- a CDS encoding NAD(P)H-quinone oxidoreductase has translation MQAIEISVFGAPEVLRLVERPTPVAGAGEVLIRVSASGVNRPDVLQRKGHYPVPPGASDLPGLELAGVIESGDAAAMAAAGLKVGDRVCALVAGGGYAQWCVAPAAQCLPVPDGLDDIAAASLPETFFTVWSNVFDRGRLQAGETLLVQGGTSGIGVTAIQMAKALGARVIATAGSDDKCAACLKLGADHAINYKTQDFVAEVARLTDQKGVDVILDMVAGSYAAREIECLAEDGRLVIIAVQGGVKAEFNAGLVLRRRLTITGSTLRPRPVAFKGAIAASLRAQVWPLLADGRIKPVIHQVFPAAEAAAAHTLMESNQHIGKLVLSWA, from the coding sequence ATGCAAGCCATTGAAATCAGCGTTTTCGGTGCGCCCGAGGTCCTGCGCCTGGTCGAGCGGCCGACGCCGGTTGCCGGTGCGGGCGAGGTGCTGATCCGCGTGAGCGCATCGGGCGTGAACCGCCCCGACGTGCTGCAACGCAAAGGCCACTACCCCGTGCCGCCGGGCGCGTCCGACCTTCCCGGTCTCGAGCTGGCAGGTGTGATCGAGTCGGGCGACGCCGCGGCCATGGCCGCCGCAGGGTTGAAGGTGGGCGATCGCGTGTGCGCGCTGGTGGCGGGGGGTGGCTACGCGCAGTGGTGCGTGGCGCCTGCGGCGCAATGCCTGCCCGTGCCCGATGGGCTGGACGACATCGCAGCCGCCTCGTTGCCCGAGACCTTCTTCACCGTCTGGAGCAACGTGTTCGACCGTGGCCGTTTGCAGGCGGGTGAGACCTTGTTGGTGCAAGGCGGCACGAGCGGCATCGGCGTGACCGCGATTCAGATGGCCAAGGCCCTGGGTGCGCGCGTGATCGCCACCGCCGGCAGCGACGACAAGTGCGCCGCGTGCCTCAAGCTCGGTGCCGACCACGCCATCAATTACAAGACCCAGGACTTTGTCGCCGAAGTGGCCCGGCTCACGGACCAGAAGGGCGTCGACGTCATTCTGGATATGGTGGCCGGCTCCTACGCGGCGCGCGAGATCGAGTGCCTGGCCGAAGATGGCCGTCTGGTGATCATTGCGGTGCAAGGCGGGGTCAAGGCCGAATTCAATGCCGGCCTGGTGCTGCGGCGCCGGTTGACCATCACCGGTTCGACCTTGCGGCCGCGTCCCGTGGCGTTCAAGGGCGCGATTGCCGCGTCGCTGCGTGCCCAGGTTTGGCCGCTGCTGGCCGATGGCCGTATCAAGCCGGTGATCCACCAGGTGTTCCCGGCCGCGGAGGCCGCCGCGGCGCACACCTTGATGGAGTCCAACCAGCACATTGGCAAGCTCGTGTTGAGCTGGGCCTGA
- the tpiA gene encoding triose-phosphate isomerase, whose translation MRKLIAGNWKMNGSLVANEALVKAMLDGLGGQAPRADMALCAPAPYLPQLGALLQGSPITWGAQDVSSQEHGAYTGEVSAAMLRDFGCRYAIVGHSERRQYHGETDALVAEKAKAALSKGITPIVCVGETLAEREAGQTEEVVKRQLAAVIHLCGHCITEIVVAYEPVWAIGTGKTATPEQAQQVHAVLRAQIAAATQNAGRVHILYGGSMNAANAATLLAQPDIDGGLIGGASLKAPDFLQIVASAP comes from the coding sequence ATGAGAAAACTGATCGCAGGCAACTGGAAAATGAACGGCTCGCTGGTCGCCAACGAAGCCTTGGTCAAGGCCATGCTGGATGGCCTCGGTGGGCAGGCGCCCAGGGCCGATATGGCGTTGTGCGCTCCTGCGCCGTACCTCCCTCAGCTGGGTGCGCTGCTGCAAGGCAGCCCGATCACCTGGGGTGCGCAGGATGTGTCGAGCCAGGAGCACGGTGCGTACACCGGCGAGGTGTCGGCGGCCATGTTGCGCGACTTCGGTTGCCGCTATGCCATCGTCGGGCATTCCGAGCGCCGCCAGTACCACGGTGAAACCGATGCGCTGGTGGCCGAGAAGGCGAAGGCGGCATTGTCCAAGGGCATCACACCCATCGTTTGTGTGGGCGAAACATTGGCCGAACGCGAAGCCGGCCAGACGGAAGAAGTCGTCAAGCGCCAGCTGGCCGCCGTCATCCATCTCTGCGGCCACTGCATCACGGAGATCGTGGTGGCGTATGAACCCGTCTGGGCCATCGGCACCGGAAAGACCGCCACGCCCGAGCAGGCGCAGCAGGTGCATGCGGTGTTGCGCGCTCAAATCGCGGCAGCGACGCAGAACGCCGGGCGCGTTCACATCCTGTACGGTGGCAGCATGAACGCGGCCAATGCCGCGACCTTGCTGGCCCAGCCCGATATCGATGGCGGCCTGATCGGCGGTGCATCGCTCAAGGCGCCGGACTTCCTTCAGATCGTGGCTTCGGCCCCTTAA
- the secG gene encoding preprotein translocase subunit SecG — MNVLLTILQVVQILTALGMIGLILMQHGKGADAGAAFGGGAGSASLFGASGGANFLSRTTAVLAAIFLASTLGLAYFGNLRTVAPSAGSVLEGAAMPAQPAGAAQQIPGTTTVPVPAPAAGNAAPADSGAGQIPAK, encoded by the coding sequence ATGAACGTTTTGTTGACCATCCTGCAGGTCGTCCAGATCCTGACCGCGCTGGGCATGATCGGCCTGATCCTCATGCAGCACGGCAAGGGCGCCGACGCAGGCGCGGCCTTTGGTGGCGGCGCGGGTTCGGCCAGTCTGTTTGGTGCATCGGGTGGTGCGAACTTCCTGTCCCGTACCACGGCCGTGCTGGCGGCCATCTTCCTGGCCAGTACCTTGGGTCTGGCCTATTTCGGCAACTTGCGCACCGTCGCGCCCAGCGCTGGCAGCGTGCTGGAAGGTGCGGCCATGCCGGCGCAACCGGCGGGTGCTGCGCAACAGATTCCCGGTACGACGACGGTCCCTGTGCCGGCACCCGCCGCGGGCAATGCGGCACCCGCGGACTCCGGCGCTGGCCAGATACCGGCCAAGTAA
- a CDS encoding NADH-quinone oxidoreductase subunit A has protein sequence MSLDQYLPVLLFILVGIAVGIIPQVLGYILGPNLPDAEKNSPYECGFEAFEDARMKFDVRYYLVAILFILFDLEIAFLIPWAVAFTDIGVTGFVAGVVFLAILTVGFAYEWKKGALDWE, from the coding sequence ATGAGTCTCGATCAATACCTCCCCGTCCTCTTGTTTATCTTGGTGGGTATTGCTGTAGGGATCATCCCGCAGGTTCTGGGCTACATCCTCGGCCCCAACCTGCCAGACGCCGAAAAGAATTCTCCCTACGAATGCGGATTCGAGGCATTCGAAGATGCCCGCATGAAGTTCGATGTGCGCTACTACCTGGTGGCCATTCTCTTCATCCTGTTCGACCTCGAAATCGCATTCCTCATTCCCTGGGCCGTGGCGTTCACCGACATTGGTGTCACCGGCTTCGTGGCGGGTGTGGTGTTTCTGGCCATCCTCACCGTGGGCTTTGCCTACGAGTGGAAAAAGGGCGCGCTGGACTGGGAGTGA
- a CDS encoding NuoB/complex I 20 kDa subunit family protein codes for MIEGVFKEGFVTTSYDSVVNWAKTGSLWPMTFGLACCAVEMMHAAAARYDIGRFGSEVFRASPRQSDLMIVAGTLCNKMAPALRKVYDQMAEPRWVLSMGSCANGGGYYHYSYSVVRGCDRIVPVDVYVPGCPPTAEALLYGIIQLQQKIRRTQTIARA; via the coding sequence ATGATTGAAGGCGTTTTCAAAGAAGGTTTCGTTACCACCAGCTACGACTCGGTGGTGAATTGGGCCAAAACCGGCTCGCTCTGGCCCATGACCTTCGGTCTGGCCTGTTGCGCGGTCGAGATGATGCACGCGGCCGCTGCGCGCTACGACATCGGCCGCTTCGGCTCCGAGGTGTTTCGTGCCAGTCCGCGCCAGTCCGATCTGATGATCGTGGCCGGCACCTTGTGCAACAAGATGGCGCCTGCCCTGCGCAAGGTGTACGACCAGATGGCCGAGCCGCGCTGGGTGCTCTCGATGGGCTCGTGCGCCAACGGCGGTGGCTACTACCACTACAGCTATTCCGTGGTGCGCGGTTGCGATCGCATCGTGCCGGTGGATGTGTACGTGCCCGGTTGCCCGCCCACGGCGGAGGCCTTGCTGTACGGAATCATTCAGCTGCAGCAGAAGATCCGCCGCACCCAGACCATCGCACGGGCCTGA